A genomic window from Sphingobacterium spiritivorum includes:
- a CDS encoding ATP-dependent DNA helicase produces MHIQDLLIQNFHWPPTPQQKTAFSLLDEFLSTFDRQQVFILKGYAGTGKTAIISSVVKTLPQLRKKSVLLAPTGRAAKVMSYYSGRKAFTIHKKIYRKKTSIAFNMDFGLAENLHEDTLFIVDEASMISNESVNIFSKSLLHDLIRYVQSGKNCSLMFVGDTAQLPPVGLLQSPSLDAEYLRDEFYLHTFGFELTDVVRQAKSSGILFNATKIRQEIKIEEEKNDYPFPQFVTKGFGDIFQMTGEKLVEGLHYAYDKFGLENTLVVCRSNKSANLYNQNIRNRILFRDEELTGGDLIMVVRNNYYWLTENNEQNKSGFIANGDMAEVRKVGNIHEQHGFRFADVTLEFSASEEDDPVTCRVILDSLYSDSPNLPYEQQQQLYEAIAKDYEDIFSKKDRMEAIKKDPYYNALQIKFAYAITCHKAQGGQWEAVFVDQGYMNDDMLTTEFLRWLYTALTRATKELFLVNFNEKFF; encoded by the coding sequence GTGCATATCCAAGATTTACTGATACAAAATTTTCATTGGCCGCCTACTCCCCAGCAAAAAACAGCATTTTCGCTGTTGGATGAGTTTCTGAGCACTTTTGACCGTCAACAGGTATTTATTCTGAAAGGTTATGCCGGTACAGGTAAGACCGCCATTATCAGTTCCGTTGTAAAGACACTTCCTCAGCTTCGTAAGAAAAGCGTGTTACTGGCTCCAACAGGACGGGCTGCCAAAGTCATGAGTTATTATTCGGGAAGGAAAGCATTTACCATACATAAGAAGATCTACCGTAAAAAGACATCCATAGCCTTCAATATGGATTTCGGGTTGGCAGAAAATTTACATGAAGACACTTTATTCATTGTGGATGAAGCTTCTATGATATCCAATGAATCTGTCAATATATTTTCCAAAAGCCTGCTTCATGATCTTATCCGGTATGTACAGTCGGGCAAAAACTGTAGTCTGATGTTTGTCGGAGATACCGCTCAGCTTCCTCCGGTAGGTCTATTGCAAAGCCCGTCTTTGGATGCGGAATATCTCCGGGATGAATTCTATCTGCATACTTTTGGTTTTGAACTCACGGATGTAGTAAGACAGGCAAAATCTTCCGGCATTCTGTTTAACGCAACCAAAATAAGGCAAGAGATCAAAATAGAAGAAGAGAAAAATGACTATCCCTTTCCTCAGTTTGTAACAAAGGGATTCGGAGATATTTTTCAGATGACGGGCGAAAAACTGGTGGAAGGCCTGCATTACGCTTATGACAAATTTGGTCTTGAAAATACATTAGTAGTATGCAGATCCAACAAATCGGCCAATCTGTATAATCAGAATATACGAAACCGTATTCTTTTTCGCGATGAAGAGCTGACCGGAGGCGATCTGATCATGGTCGTCCGCAATAATTACTACTGGCTTACGGAAAATAACGAACAGAACAAATCCGGATTTATAGCCAATGGAGATATGGCCGAAGTCAGAAAAGTCGGGAACATCCATGAGCAGCACGGTTTTCGTTTTGCAGATGTTACCCTGGAATTTTCAGCCAGTGAAGAAGATGATCCTGTCACCTGCCGTGTTATTCTGGATAGTCTTTATTCGGACTCTCCTAACCTGCCTTATGAACAACAACAGCAACTTTATGAAGCAATAGCAAAGGATTATGAAGATATATTCTCCAAAAAAGACCGCATGGAAGCGATCAAAAAAGATCCTTACTATAATGCTTTACAAATCAAGTTTGCCTATGCAATCACTTGTCACAAAGCACAAGGTGGACAATGGGAAGCTGTATTTGTCGATCAGGGTTATATGAATGATGATATGCTCACCACAGAATTTCTAAGGTGGCTGTATACGGCATTGACACGTGCAACAAAAGAGTTATTTTTGGTAAATTTTAATGAAAAATTCTTTTAA
- a CDS encoding DUF3822 family protein, giving the protein MNYTSDQFNIQYLPHYTLLVKTGFHTDTILVSDEKGTVQVMMEYESEQPEPSALQLLSLPFVRVKIVVPHQSLIFVPNELFKEEALEDYTQFLMDEEQGNTLHQKLNLGGVTAVYQYDAILYNRWKSLFPEAQFIPEFQVILEQAQQHIPLQGEVIGVHFGDQTADLFVFLNGQFQLYNTFEVYSVEDLTYYLLRIFSSFHIKDKVQKLLISGEIPEEDYRQRLAQLAERVETLTAKIKISSSDEQVQQQLQGLNTLFEY; this is encoded by the coding sequence ATGAATTATACTTCAGATCAATTTAATATTCAATATTTGCCCCATTATACACTTCTGGTCAAAACCGGATTTCATACGGATACTATTCTTGTGTCGGATGAAAAAGGGACGGTCCAAGTGATGATGGAATATGAAAGTGAACAGCCAGAACCCTCTGCTTTACAACTTTTGAGTCTGCCCTTTGTACGGGTAAAAATAGTGGTGCCTCACCAGAGTCTTATATTTGTGCCTAATGAGCTTTTTAAGGAAGAAGCGCTGGAAGATTATACCCAGTTTTTGATGGATGAAGAACAGGGAAATACCCTTCATCAAAAATTGAATCTGGGAGGAGTTACAGCAGTCTATCAATATGATGCCATATTGTACAACCGCTGGAAGTCTCTTTTTCCGGAAGCACAGTTTATCCCGGAGTTTCAGGTGATATTAGAACAGGCTCAGCAACATATTCCGTTGCAGGGAGAGGTGATAGGAGTGCATTTCGGAGATCAGACGGCAGATTTATTTGTATTTCTAAATGGACAATTCCAGTTGTATAATACATTTGAAGTATATAGCGTAGAAGACCTGACTTATTACCTGTTGCGTATATTCAGTAGCTTCCATATCAAAGATAAAGTGCAGAAACTCCTGATATCCGGAGAAATACCGGAAGAGGATTATCGCCAGAGACTGGCTCAGCTTGCCGAAAGAGTAGAAACGTTAACTGCAAAAATCAAAATCAGTTCATCTGATGAACAGGTACAACAACAGTTGCAGGGGTTAAACACATTATTCGAATATTAA
- the rsmD gene encoding 16S rRNA (guanine(966)-N(2))-methyltransferase RsmD: protein MRIIGGAWGGIRLNPPNNLPVRPTTDIAKEALFNILQNRLDFEEIECLDLFAGTGNISFELASRGALSVQAVDLHFKCVQYIQDTAKKMKMETVQAKRADVFKFITSCKKQFDLIFADPPYDIPQLPQLPDLIIEGNLLKDSGLLIVEFPSTRRLDDSPYLLEIRRYGYSSFGFYSKRKPE, encoded by the coding sequence ATGAGAATTATCGGGGGCGCATGGGGAGGTATCCGCCTGAATCCACCCAACAATCTTCCTGTCCGGCCTACTACAGATATTGCAAAGGAGGCCTTGTTTAATATTTTGCAGAATCGTCTGGACTTTGAAGAAATCGAATGTCTGGATTTGTTTGCAGGTACCGGCAACATCAGCTTTGAACTGGCTTCCAGAGGTGCGCTGTCTGTGCAAGCTGTAGATTTACATTTCAAATGCGTACAGTATATTCAGGATACAGCCAAAAAAATGAAAATGGAAACAGTACAGGCAAAACGTGCTGATGTTTTTAAATTTATCACTTCCTGCAAAAAACAATTTGATCTTATCTTCGCAGATCCTCCCTATGATATACCTCAGTTACCTCAACTTCCGGATTTGATTATTGAGGGTAATTTGTTGAAAGATAGTGGATTATTGATTGTGGAGTTTCCGTCCACACGCAGATTGGATGATTCGCCGTATTTGCTCGAAATACGCAGGTATGGATATTCATCTTTTGGATTTTATAGTAAACGAAAACCGGAATAA